The Sesamum indicum cultivar Zhongzhi No. 13 linkage group LG2, S_indicum_v1.0, whole genome shotgun sequence genome contains a region encoding:
- the LOC105179101 gene encoding laccase-14 has product MEIFIVLHLLAIFLFGGVIDSTHALVHKRTFVVADTPYNKLCSSKSILTVNGQFPGPTIYATEGDTIVIEVINRATENITIHWHGVKQPRYPWSDGPEYVTQCPIQPGTRFNQKIVLSDEIGTLWWHAHSDWSRATVHGALIVYPRKKNDYPFPVPDAEVPIILGEWWKSDIREVLSEFLQSGGDPNISDAFLINGHPGDLYACSKRDTFKLTVDYGKRYLLRMVNAVMNNIMFVRIANHNITVVGSDGAYTKPFTSDYIAISPGQTIDFLLEANQKPSHYYMAARVYAAAGTYDNTTTTAIVEYSGNYTRPSSPLLPPLPAINDTFSSANFTGRLRSLADKNHPIDVPLKAKTILFFTLSINLRPCANNSCEGPFGERLLASVNNITFQLPRIAILQAYYNRIRGVYGDDFPKDPPVAYNYTAAVIPRDLWTPENGTEVRVLEYNTTVELVFQGTNTVAGIDHPMHLHGHSFYVVGWGFGNFDKDKDPLNYNLVDPPLQNTIAVPRNGWTAIRFRADNPGVWLMHCHFERHISWGMGMVFITRNGKGRDARIRPPPPDYPRC; this is encoded by the exons ATGGAGATATTCATAGTCTTGCATTTGCTAGCAATTTTCCTCTTTGGTGGGGTGATTGATTCTACCCATGCCCTGGTGCATAAACGTACCTTTGTG GTGGCTGATACTCCCTACAACAAGCTGTGCAGCAGCAAGAGCATATTGACAGTAAATGGACAGTTTCCAGGGCCAACTATATATGCCACTGAGGGAGACACAATTGTCATTGAAGTTATCAACAGAGCAACTGAAAACATAACTATTCATTG GCATGGAGTCAAACAGCCAAGGTATCCGTGGTCGGACGGCCCCGAGTATGTAACTCAGTGCCCGATTCAGCCCGGAACTAGGTTTAACCAAAAGATAGTGCTCTCGGACGAGATTGGGACTTTGTGGTGGCATGCCCACAGCGATTGGTCACGAGCGACGGTACATGGTGCACTTATTGTCTATcccagaaagaaaaatgactaTCCCTTTCCGGTACCTGATGCAGAAGTTCCAATTATATTAG GGGAGTGGTGGAAAAGTGACATACGGGAAGTTCTAAGTGAATTTCTACAAAGTGGAGGGGACCCAAACATCTCTGATGCTTTTCTCATCAATGGCCACCCCGGTGATTTGTACGCATGCTCAAAACGAG ACACATTCAAGCTGACAGTGGACTACGGCAAGAGATACTTACTACGGATGGTGAATGCAGTGATGAACAACATCATGTTTGTCAGAATCGCCAACCACAACATCACCGTTGTCGGATCAGACGGCGCCTACACGAAACCGTTCACCAGTGACTATATCGCCATATCCCCTGGACAAACCATCGACTTCTTGTTAGAAGCTAACCAAAAACCTAGTCACTACTACATGGCTGCCCGCGTCTATGCTGCCGCGGGAACCTACGACAACACGACCACAACTGCTATAGTCGAATACAGCGGAAACTACACCCGGCCGTCGTCCCCATTGCTTCCACCCCTTCCTGCAATAAACGACACATTCTCGTCAGCCAATTTCACAGGCAGACTCAGAAGCCTGGCCGACAAAAACCACCCGATAGACGTACCCCTTAAAGCGAAAACCATCCTGTTCTTCACGCTTTCCATCAACCTACGGCCTTGCGCGAACAACAGCTGCGAAGGGCCATTTGGAGAACGGCTCTTGGCGAGTGTGAATAACATAACGTTTCAGCTGCCGAGGATTGCGATTCTCCAAGCTTACTATAACCGAATAAGGGGTGTTTATGGGGATGATTTTCCTAAAGATCCACCCGTGGCTTATAACTACACGGCGGCTGTTATTCCCCGGGACCTGTGGACGCCCGAGAACGGGACGGAGGTGAGAGTTCTTGAGTATAATACGACGGTGGAGCTCGTTTTCCAGGGTACAAATACGGTTGCTGGAATCGATCATCCCATGCACTTGCATGGACATAGTTTCTATGTGGTTGGATGGGGATTCGGAAACTTTGATAAAGATAAGGATCCTTTGAACTATAATCTTGTCGACCCTCCACTTCAGAATACTATTGCAGTTCCTAGAAATGGTTGGACAGCTATTAGATTCAGGGCAGATAATCCAG GTGTTTGGTTGATGCACTGCCATTTCGAGAGGCATATAAGCTGGGGAATGGGGATGGTATTCATTACTAGAAATGGAAAGGGCCGAGATGCCAGAATACGTCCTCCACCTCCAGATTATCCAAGATGCTGA
- the LOC105179087 gene encoding uncharacterized protein LOC105179087 — MQHPNGAGSSHSSRYDKVLWNTEMERVFIELMHEEFITHRLQSSTFSPSVWARVTERMNSIMSQGCLLTTVQLKGKLNRLRHAWRLLNEILNRGTGWGWDSERNTMTDDAGRLEELYRNTATGGLARSSSQQCQTIHSTNHIDDEQMDGTQSGSHHSRDEYEDTTFSQSVPMTSPDKYFSSPGPSQASAGPSGSGRRF; from the exons ATGCAACACCCAAATGGCGCTGGTTCCTCCCACTCATCTCGATACGATAAAGTGTTATGGAATACTGAAATGGAACGCGTGTTCATTGAGTTAATGCACGAGGAGTTCATCACACACCGACTCCAATCATCCACATTTTCACCGTCAGTCTGGGCTCGTGTAACCGAGCGAATGAACTCGATTATGAGTCAGGGTTGTCTTCTTACGACGGTACAGCTTAAGGGCAAACTTAACAGGCTACGTCATGCTTGGCGTTTGTTAAACGAAATTTTGAATAGGGGGACTGGGTGGGGATGGGATTCAGAAAGGAATACCATGACAGACGATGCAGGACGCTTGGAGGAGCTGTATCGG AACACCGCAACTGGTGGGCTCGCGCGTTCGTCATCACAACAATGTCAAACAATCCACAGCACCAACCACATAGACGATGAACAGATGGATGGCACTCAATCGGGCAGCCATCATTCACGAGATGAGTACGAAGATACAACATTCTCTCAATCTGTTCCCATGACGTCCCCAGATAAATACTTTTCTTCCCCGGGACCATCGCAGGCTTCCGCTGGTCCATCTGGAAGCGGGCGCCGGTTCTGA
- the LOC105179094 gene encoding cytochrome P450 78A7-like yields the protein MDFTTSCEDTKWWMFILPTLLEIPRSCDANLLLLFIFILFLGYGLLNWACSAGGPAWKNDRHRMGRVPIPGPNGLPFFGSLFSLSSGLAHRTLARMSLSHAASQLMAFSLGSTPVVVTNDTHIAREILTSPHFASRPIKESAKQLMFSRAIGFAPDGSHWRMLRRIASTHLFAPKRVLAHQGVCRLECAAMLSAIGEEQSLKGFVQLRKHLQAASLNSIMEIVFGKRYNTTKHDNEAKELNELVREGFELLGAFNWSDHLPWLKYFYDPFCIQARCAALVPRVKKLVKEIIKEHRSEEDQYKVKDNLDFVDILLSLEGEEKLDEDDMVAVLWEMIFRGTDTTALLTEWTMAELILNPNVQSKLHCELQNIVQNNSCGLITDADVAKSPYLEAVVKETLRLHPPGPLLSWARLSTADVPLSNGMVIPTNTTAMVNMWAITHNPRIWEDPFVFRPERFLESAGGINVDVRGSDLRLAPFGAGRRVCPGKNLGLASVSLWVANLVHSFEWIENGARLVDLSEELKLSCEMKKPLSSMAIPRAKGFFLD from the exons ATGGACTTCACTACCTCTTGTGAGGACACAAAGTGGTGGATGTTTATCCTACCTACTCTTCTCGAAATCCCAAGATCATGTGATGCTAATTTACtgttactttttatttttattctattccTAGGTTATGGACTTCTCAATTGGGCTTGCTCGGCTGGTGGGCCTGCTTGGAAGAACGACCGCCATCGTATGGGTCGAGTTCCAATCCCAGGGCCCAATGGGCTCCCCTTTTTTGGTAGCTTATTCAGCTTGAGCAGCGGCTTGGCACACCGTACCCTAGCACGCATGTCTTTAAGCCATGCAGCGAGCCAGCTGATGGCTTTTAGCTTGGGTTCGACTCCAGTTGTGGTGACTAACGACACCCACATTGCGCGTGAAATCTTAACATCCCCACATTTTGCTAGCCGGCCGATCAAAGAATCGGCTAAGCAACTCATGTTCAGCCGAGCTATTGGCTTCGCCCCTGACGGGTCCCACTGGCGTATGTTGAGAAGAATCGCCTCCACTCACCTTTTTGCACCCAAGCGCGTACTAGCCCATCAAGGAGTTTGCCGACTAGAATGCGCAGCCATGTTGAGTGCTATAGGTGAGGAACAATCCCTTAAGGGGTTTGTACAACTCAGGAAGCACCTCCAAGCTGCCTCTTTGAATAGCATAATGGAAATTGTATTTGGGAAAAGGTACAACACCACAAAGCATGATAATGAAGCTAAAGAGTTGAATGAATTAGTGAGAGAAGGGTTTGAGCTCTTGGGAGCTTTCAATTGGTCCGATCATCTGCCGTGGTTGAAGTATTTTTACGACCCTTTTTGTATTCAAGCACGATGTGCAGCTCTGGTGCCTCGAGTCAAAAAACTCGTTAAGGAAATTATTAAGGAACATCGAAGTGAAGAAGATCAATATAAAGTGAAAGATAATCTTGACTTTGTCGATATTTTGCTCTCACTCGAGGGTGAGGAGAAGCTCGATGAGGACGATATGGTGGCCGTCTTGTGG GAAATGATATTTCGGGGCACTGACACAACAGCTCTGCTAACTGAATGGACAATGGCCGAACTAATCCTAAACCCTAATGTCCAATCAAAACTTCACTGTGAGCTCCAAAACATAGTACAAAACAACTCATGTGGTCTCATCACGGATGCCGACGTGGCTAAGTCACCCTATCTGGAGGCGGTGGTGAAGGAGACTCTTCGGCTCCACCCACCCGGGCCCCTCCTCTCATGGGCCCGCCTCTCGACAGCCGACGTCCCTCTTAGCAACGGTATGGTCATCCCAACCAACACTACCGCAATGGTGAACATGTGGGCCATAACGCACAATCCGAGAATTTGGGAAGACCCCTTCGTTTTTAGGCCGGAGAGGTTCTTGGAATCGGCTGGCGGGATCAATGTTGATGTGAGGGGGAGTGACTTGAGGCTCGCCCCGTTCGGGGCTGGGCGTAGGGTTTGCCCTGGAAAGAACCTGGGGCTGGCTAGTGTCAGCCTCTGGGTGGCGAACCTGGTGCACAGTTTTGAATGGATTGAAAATGGGGCTAGGCTCGTGGATTTGAGTGAGGAGTTGAAGCTTTCTTGTGAGATGAAGAAGCCTCTCTCATCTATGGCAATTCCAAGGGCTAAAGGGTTCTTTCTCGATTAG